The Pseudarthrobacter defluvii DNA window GGGATGTGATGCCCCGCAGGATGGCTGTGGGTGAACCCATGTAGGCCTGGGGCAGGCGGGCCAAGAGGAAGGAGAGGCAACCGTAGGGGGTAGTGGAGCCGGAAGGGCCGTTCCGCAACTGCAGCGACCAGATATCGGGGCCCAGATCTGCCACCGCCGCGCGCGCCAGTGAGGATTTCCCCACACCCCTGGGTCCGGTGATGACAACGCCCAGGGAGTTTTCGCTGGTCAACGCGGTGCGGACGGCGTCCAGGTTGGCGCTGCGTGCGGGCACGGACCATTGCTGGCTCTCCGTCCCGGCGGAGGGTGGCGTGGGCAGCCTGTCACCTTGAGGTGTTGACCCACGTCCCCAGCTGAGTGGCTCGATTGACATGAACTTATCCCCTACATCCTGCAATAGCGGGATGTAGCCCCTTTGCTCCCCCGCATAGGAAGAAGAGTACCCTGTGCCACAGACAAGGAAATAGGGCCGAAGGGAACTTTTACGATTCCGGCTGGCCTGACGCGGACTTGGCCGGGTGGAACCTTTGCTGCGCCGCAGTGAGCCCGTCACGGAGCAGGCACTCAACGGCGTCAGCGGAATCGTCAAGCAGGAAGGGCAATTCCTTCTGTTCCGTCGTGCCGAAATCCCGCAGGACGTAGTCGGCGGTGTCCATCCGGCCCGGCGGCCTTCCTACCCCTACGCGGACCCTCAGGTAGTCCTTGGTGTTGAGCGCCTTCGAGATGTCCCGCAGCCCGTTGTGGCCTCCCTCCCCGCCGCCGAGCTTGAGTTTGACGGTGTTGAAGGGGATGTCGATCTCGTCATGGACGGCCACAACATGGTCTGCAGGAATGTTGTAAAAGTTGGCCAGG harbors:
- the pth gene encoding aminoacyl-tRNA hydrolase; the protein is MTDTWLIVGLGNPGAQYQGNRHNVGQMVLDELAGRIGAGFKTHKARAQVLEGRLGIGGPRVVLAKPMSYMNVSGGPVSALANFYNIPADHVVAVHDEIDIPFNTVKLKLGGGEGGHNGLRDISKALNTKDYLRVRVGVGRPPGRMDTADYVLRDFGTTEQKELPFLLDDSADAVECLLRDGLTAAQQRFHPAKSASGQPES